The following coding sequences lie in one Mucilaginibacter sp. KACC 22773 genomic window:
- a CDS encoding competence/damage-inducible protein A, with protein sequence MLAEIITIGDEILIGQIVDTNSAWMAKELNKIGIRVKQISSVSDDKEHILNALAEAAGRAKVIFITGGLGPTKDDITKKTLAEYFKADMVENKQALENVERIFAKYNRPLLEINRLQAQVPSNCEIILNKNGTAPGMWFNHDGVIYVSMPGVPFEMMYMMEDGVIPKLKATLKLPSIIHKTLLTVGEGESFLAERIADIEDALPSYIKLAYLPKLGQVRLRLSAFGDDIALMQNDVDEFAGKIIERIGRVFVVAEDIPLEKAILNKMAEKGLTLSVAESCTGGYLSHLFTQHAGSSKVFFGGGIVYSYELKEHILGVKPETLLTFGAVSEQTVKEMVEGALLNFRSDFAISITGIAGPDGATDDKPVGTVWIAVAGRGRLLVKKYTFGNKRQQNIERSAVTALAMLNTLLTDVVD encoded by the coding sequence ATGCTGGCAGAGATCATAACCATTGGCGACGAAATACTGATAGGACAAATTGTTGATACCAATTCGGCCTGGATGGCTAAGGAGCTTAATAAAATAGGAATAAGAGTAAAACAGATCTCGTCGGTATCTGACGATAAGGAACATATACTTAACGCATTGGCCGAGGCCGCAGGCAGGGCTAAAGTTATTTTTATTACCGGAGGATTAGGCCCAACGAAAGATGACATCACCAAAAAAACATTGGCGGAGTATTTTAAGGCCGATATGGTAGAAAATAAGCAAGCATTGGAAAATGTGGAGCGTATTTTTGCCAAATATAACCGCCCTCTGCTCGAAATTAACCGGCTACAGGCCCAGGTGCCATCAAACTGCGAGATCATATTAAACAAAAATGGTACCGCGCCTGGTATGTGGTTTAACCATGATGGGGTGATATATGTATCGATGCCGGGTGTTCCCTTCGAGATGATGTATATGATGGAAGATGGTGTAATACCAAAGTTAAAGGCTACGTTGAAATTGCCTTCAATCATTCACAAAACACTTTTAACGGTTGGCGAAGGGGAGTCTTTTTTGGCCGAAAGGATAGCGGATATTGAAGATGCATTGCCATCATATATTAAGTTGGCTTATTTACCCAAATTAGGTCAGGTTAGGTTGCGACTGAGTGCTTTTGGGGATGATATTGCACTGATGCAAAATGACGTTGATGAATTTGCCGGAAAAATAATTGAGCGCATAGGCCGTGTTTTTGTTGTTGCCGAAGATATTCCTTTAGAAAAAGCGATACTTAATAAAATGGCCGAAAAAGGGCTAACCTTATCGGTGGCCGAAAGCTGTACGGGCGGATATCTTTCTCATCTTTTTACCCAGCATGCCGGTTCATCAAAAGTATTTTTTGGAGGTGGAATTGTGTATTCGTATGAGTTGAAGGAGCATATTCTTGGGGTAAAACCAGAAACCTTGTTGACTTTTGGAGCGGTAAGCGAGCAAACTGTGAAAGAAATGGTAGAGGGGGCGTTGTTAAATTTCAGGTCGGATTTTGCCATATCCATAACGGGGATAGCAGGCCCCGATGGGGCCACCGATGATAAACCCGTTGGTACTGTGTGGATTGCCGTTGCAGGCAGGGGCAGGTTGTTAGTAAAGAAATACACATTTGGCAATAAAAGGCAGCAAAACATCGAAAGGAGTGCTGTAACGGCATTAGCCATGTTGAATACTTTACTAACAGATGTTGTAGATTAA